From Diaminobutyricibacter sp. McL0608, one genomic window encodes:
- a CDS encoding phytanoyl-CoA dioxygenase family protein codes for MASADLVSTPFRLDDDLVSSYRRDGFAHIPSVLTAEEVERYRDAAARRYDADTGLAYAGNIFRQIIQVWKTDDVLRALTFNADLASIATQLAGVPLRLWHDQLLVKAPHNGAKTEYHQDAPYWPHENSRHSLSAWIALTDVTVERGCMTFIPAQQDRHDIRAIDLTGGTDLFTAAPDLVWEQRVTIPLRAGDVTFHNGYTPHTANANDTDEFRWAQVNIYVDRDLTFSGGEHPVTDGLGLARGERLPDAEFPPLPR; via the coding sequence ATGGCCAGTGCCGACCTCGTCTCGACTCCGTTCCGTCTTGACGACGACCTCGTATCGTCCTATCGGCGCGACGGCTTCGCGCACATCCCGTCCGTGCTCACCGCCGAGGAGGTCGAGCGCTACCGCGACGCGGCCGCCCGACGCTACGACGCCGACACCGGGCTCGCCTACGCAGGCAACATCTTCCGCCAGATCATCCAGGTGTGGAAGACGGACGACGTGCTGCGCGCCCTCACCTTCAACGCCGACCTCGCCTCCATCGCAACGCAGCTCGCCGGCGTTCCCCTCCGGCTCTGGCACGACCAGCTCCTGGTGAAAGCACCCCACAACGGAGCGAAGACCGAATATCACCAGGACGCCCCGTACTGGCCGCACGAGAACTCCCGTCACAGTCTTTCTGCGTGGATCGCGCTCACCGACGTGACCGTGGAGCGCGGCTGCATGACCTTCATCCCCGCCCAGCAGGACCGGCACGACATCCGTGCGATCGACCTCACCGGAGGCACAGACCTTTTCACGGCTGCGCCCGACCTCGTCTGGGAGCAGCGCGTCACGATCCCGCTCCGTGCCGGCGACGTCACATTCCACAACGGGTATACGCCCCACACCGCGAACGCGAACGACACCGACGAGTTCCGTTGGGCGCAGGTGAACATCTACGTGGACCGCGACCTGACCTTCAGCGGGGGCGAGCATCCGGTCACAGACGGACTCGGACTCGCCCGTGGCGAGAGGCTGCCGGATGCGGAGTTCCCGCCGCTCCCGCGATAG